A genomic window from Candidatus Methylacidiphilum fumarolicum includes:
- a CDS encoding ATP-dependent Clp protease ATP-binding subunit, which produces MTNFTPRAQQVLALARQEAERFGHNHVGTEHLLLGLIKLAQGVAINVLQKLGVDLETVRIEIEKKIGSVPSEGKPTTPIPYTPRVKKVLALASKEAKALNHSYVGTEHILLGLLREGEGVAATILKNLDIDLERVRNEILKELDPNFSASGEEENPEPAFAGTTETTSKKEVKTPALKAFGRDLTELARRGELDPVIGRKNEIERVMQILCRRTKNNPVLIGEAGVGKTAIVEGLAQEIANENVPDLLRDKRVITLDLALMVAGTKYRGQFEERIKAVMEEIRKAKNIILFIDELHTIVGAGSAEGAMDASNIIKPALSRGELQCIGATTLSEYRKYIEKDAALERRFQTVLVEAPSVEETIQILHGLKPKYEAHHKAKFTDQAIDTAVRLSDRYLTGRFLPDKAIDIMDEAGARARIAATMRPPELKDLENELLAIRAKKDECIKAQNFEKAAALRDKERELKEKLEQRIAEWKKRRDEKETTITEDDMMQIVSKWTGIPITRITQNDQDKFLNVGEELRKRVIGQDEAIEALSRALQRSRADLKDPKRPIGSFIFLGPTGVGKTMLAKTLAEYVFGSADALIQIDMSEYMEKFNVSRLIGSPPGYVGYEEGGQLTEKIRRRPYSVVLFDEIEKAHPDVWNILLQILEDGIVTDSLGRKIDFRNTIIIMTSNVGAEMGLKPGVLGFRTKQDEISYEQMKERMLETVKKTFKPEFLNRVDDLIVFRSLTREDMIKIVHLEVNKVAERLKSRKLSILLTDAAIDFLIEKGYEPAYGARPLRRAVEKYVENAIAEELLKGKLAEATVVEIDAREGMLIFTPKPSQNESSTQSQVESAV; this is translated from the coding sequence ATGACAAACTTTACGCCTAGAGCACAACAAGTATTGGCACTTGCCAGACAGGAAGCCGAAAGGTTTGGGCACAACCATGTGGGCACTGAGCATCTTTTGCTTGGTTTAATTAAACTTGCCCAAGGAGTAGCTATTAATGTCCTCCAAAAACTTGGAGTAGATCTGGAAACTGTACGAATCGAAATAGAGAAAAAAATAGGTTCTGTCCCTTCTGAAGGCAAGCCGACGACGCCTATTCCTTACACGCCTCGTGTGAAGAAAGTTTTGGCTTTAGCCAGCAAAGAAGCAAAAGCCCTGAACCATAGCTATGTAGGAACGGAGCATATTCTTTTGGGACTGCTTCGAGAAGGTGAGGGCGTGGCAGCCACTATCCTCAAAAATCTCGATATCGATCTGGAACGAGTGCGCAATGAGATTTTAAAGGAATTAGATCCTAATTTCTCTGCCAGTGGAGAAGAAGAAAATCCTGAACCAGCTTTTGCTGGGACTACCGAAACAACCTCAAAGAAGGAAGTGAAAACACCCGCTTTGAAAGCTTTTGGTAGAGATTTAACAGAACTGGCGCGTCGTGGGGAACTTGATCCAGTGATTGGAAGAAAAAACGAGATCGAACGAGTGATGCAGATCCTTTGCAGAAGGACAAAAAACAATCCTGTGCTTATAGGTGAAGCGGGCGTGGGGAAAACGGCCATTGTCGAAGGATTAGCCCAGGAAATCGCCAATGAAAATGTTCCCGATCTGTTGAGAGATAAAAGGGTAATCACTTTGGATTTAGCCCTAATGGTCGCCGGAACAAAATACAGAGGACAATTTGAGGAAAGGATTAAGGCGGTGATGGAGGAGATCCGCAAGGCCAAAAACATTATCCTTTTTATTGATGAATTGCATACGATTGTGGGGGCCGGTTCTGCAGAAGGAGCGATGGATGCTTCCAATATCATTAAACCAGCATTGTCACGTGGGGAATTACAATGCATAGGAGCAACCACTCTTTCAGAATATCGCAAATACATAGAGAAAGACGCGGCTTTGGAAAGAAGATTTCAAACCGTTCTTGTGGAAGCCCCAAGCGTTGAAGAAACGATTCAGATTTTGCATGGACTCAAACCAAAATACGAAGCGCATCATAAAGCCAAGTTTACCGATCAGGCTATTGATACTGCCGTCCGCCTTTCGGATAGATATCTTACGGGAAGATTCTTACCTGATAAAGCTATCGACATCATGGACGAAGCTGGGGCTAGGGCTAGAATTGCTGCAACAATGAGGCCACCTGAATTAAAAGATCTTGAAAACGAGCTGCTTGCAATTAGAGCCAAGAAAGATGAGTGCATTAAGGCTCAAAATTTTGAAAAGGCTGCAGCATTGAGAGACAAAGAGAGAGAGCTTAAAGAAAAGCTCGAACAACGGATTGCCGAATGGAAGAAACGGCGAGACGAAAAGGAGACAACCATCACTGAAGACGATATGATGCAAATTGTCTCGAAGTGGACAGGGATTCCTATTACTCGGATCACTCAGAATGATCAGGATAAGTTTCTCAATGTTGGCGAAGAATTGAGAAAGAGGGTGATTGGTCAGGATGAGGCCATAGAGGCGCTGAGTAGAGCTTTACAGCGCTCAAGGGCTGATCTTAAAGATCCCAAAAGACCCATTGGGTCCTTTATATTCCTTGGACCAACGGGTGTAGGCAAAACTATGCTGGCAAAAACATTAGCCGAATATGTTTTTGGCAGTGCTGACGCCCTCATACAGATTGACATGAGCGAGTACATGGAAAAGTTCAATGTCTCTCGACTCATCGGTTCTCCGCCTGGATATGTTGGTTATGAGGAAGGAGGACAGTTAACCGAAAAAATTCGGCGTAGACCCTATTCGGTTGTTCTTTTTGATGAGATAGAGAAAGCGCATCCGGATGTTTGGAATATCCTCTTGCAAATTCTCGAGGATGGAATTGTTACGGATAGCCTTGGTAGAAAGATTGACTTTAGAAATACCATCATCATCATGACATCCAATGTCGGTGCTGAGATGGGGTTGAAACCAGGCGTGCTTGGTTTCCGAACAAAGCAGGATGAGATTTCCTATGAGCAAATGAAGGAAAGAATGCTGGAAACCGTTAAAAAGACTTTTAAACCAGAGTTTTTAAACAGGGTTGATGATCTTATTGTCTTCAGATCGCTTACCAGAGAAGACATGATCAAAATCGTTCATTTGGAAGTTAATAAAGTGGCCGAAAGACTGAAGAGTCGCAAATTGAGCATTCTTCTCACAGATGCAGCCATCGATTTCTTGATTGAAAAGGGATATGAACCAGCCTATGGCGCAAGACCTTTGAGAAGAGCTGTTGAGAAATATGTGGAAAATGCTATCGCCGAAGAATTGCTCAAAGGTAAATTAGCCGAAGCCACAGTCGTTGAGATTGATGCACGGGAGGGAATGCTAATCTTTACTCCGAAACCTTCCCAAAATGAATCTTCGACTCAATCCCAAGTTGAATCAGCTGTCTAA
- a CDS encoding 2-dehydropantoate 2-reductase has product MSFESSLEHPDKGKIAVIGAGAIGSFYGGLLAKAGYDVNFLMRKDYEIVKEKGLLIEWGKEKTFQLYPVKVYTNTNQIGPCKWVIISLKTSANDILFELLPPLLSSETVLVCFQNGIENEKWLYENFGPRTIIGGILFVCINRTGPGKVTNFGFGKVELGQYNALPGKELKDFATMLSAAGIETEIVNSLEEARWKKLVWNIPFNGLSVAAGGVDVAVILDKPELALAARELMQEIIKAAKALGFSITNDFIETQLFRTKKMGHYKPSSLFDFLEHKPLEVEAIWGRPLKKAREKGLELPRLQQLYAILDSLNSLSSRD; this is encoded by the coding sequence ATGTCGTTTGAATCATCTTTGGAGCATCCCGATAAAGGAAAGATTGCTGTCATAGGTGCTGGAGCTATTGGTTCGTTCTATGGAGGGCTTCTTGCGAAAGCTGGGTATGATGTCAATTTCTTGATGCGAAAGGATTATGAGATAGTTAAGGAAAAAGGACTTCTTATTGAATGGGGAAAAGAGAAGACCTTTCAGCTTTATCCAGTTAAAGTTTATACTAATACCAATCAGATTGGCCCTTGTAAGTGGGTAATTATTTCTCTAAAAACATCTGCAAATGATATTCTTTTTGAATTGCTACCCCCACTTCTTTCTTCTGAAACAGTCTTGGTTTGTTTCCAGAATGGCATAGAGAATGAAAAGTGGCTTTATGAGAATTTTGGACCTCGAACCATTATTGGAGGGATATTATTTGTGTGTATTAATCGAACGGGTCCAGGCAAAGTCACAAATTTTGGTTTTGGGAAAGTAGAACTTGGACAGTATAATGCCTTGCCTGGTAAAGAATTAAAGGATTTCGCAACGATGCTTAGTGCAGCTGGGATTGAAACAGAAATAGTCAACTCTTTGGAAGAAGCAAGATGGAAAAAATTGGTATGGAATATCCCTTTTAATGGGTTATCCGTTGCTGCTGGAGGGGTAGATGTAGCTGTGATTCTGGATAAGCCCGAACTTGCTTTAGCTGCTAGGGAATTGATGCAAGAAATTATCAAGGCGGCTAAAGCGCTTGGTTTTTCCATCACTAATGATTTTATTGAAACGCAGCTTTTTAGAACCAAAAAGATGGGACATTATAAACCTTCAAGCTTGTTCGATTTTTTAGAGCATAAACCTCTTGAGGTAGAAGCAATTTGGGGCAGGCCTTTAAAAAAAGCAAGAGAGAAAGGTCTTGAGCTTCCAAGGCTTCAACAGCTTTATGCGATTCTTGATTCGTTGAATTCCCTTAGTTCTAGGGACTGA
- a CDS encoding efflux RND transporter periplasmic adaptor subunit: MSSKEFDVGSKIKDTKRGILEKLSRIVDKKRKGSGKNQEEEPTQNKEQDNLSPTIPEPPPIKKRERLEPILKKIKSGPAFIALSLGAILLALFIIGLIPRLHNQGILKKYVAIANEIPVSVISPKLAPPITDLRLPGTARGYFETPIWARVNGYIKNWWVDIGDEVKEGQLMAVIDAPDIDRQVLEMEGVLKSAEANLEIARISLDRWKELIKTRAVSQQQLDERQAAYDAALARVNASRGQYEHWKELQNFEKIYAPFSGVVTARNIDIGTLVSLGSDKGVRELYRISVTDVMRVYVAVPQNYAPQIQLGAWADVTASELPGKIFKGLVVRTSKAVDPLSRTLLTEVDVGNPNGEIIVNMYVDVTFHLPRTQETYLVPVNTIVARADGNYVLSVDEHQTVHYNKVELGKDLGQFIEIPSGLSKDQKIILNPPEILEEGDKVVVVDDLSKPKPDKIKEKKLLQKGKLAHE, translated from the coding sequence ATGAGTAGTAAGGAGTTCGATGTGGGTTCGAAAATAAAAGACACTAAACGTGGCATATTAGAAAAACTATCACGGATCGTTGATAAAAAGCGTAAAGGGAGTGGGAAAAACCAAGAAGAGGAACCTACTCAGAATAAAGAACAGGACAATCTCTCTCCCACCATTCCTGAACCGCCTCCTATTAAAAAACGGGAACGACTAGAACCCATTTTAAAGAAAATCAAAAGTGGACCTGCTTTTATAGCTCTTTCTTTGGGAGCAATTCTTCTTGCTCTTTTTATTATAGGACTCATCCCAAGGCTGCATAATCAAGGAATACTGAAAAAATATGTGGCGATAGCGAATGAAATCCCTGTTTCTGTTATTAGCCCAAAGCTTGCTCCACCAATCACGGATTTAAGGCTTCCTGGGACAGCTAGAGGCTATTTTGAAACACCCATATGGGCAAGAGTCAACGGGTATATTAAAAATTGGTGGGTAGATATAGGGGATGAAGTGAAAGAAGGTCAACTAATGGCTGTAATTGATGCCCCTGACATTGATCGACAAGTGTTGGAGATGGAAGGGGTATTGAAATCAGCTGAGGCTAATTTGGAAATTGCTAGGATTTCTTTGGATAGATGGAAAGAACTAATTAAAACGCGTGCGGTTTCCCAACAGCAGCTCGATGAAAGGCAGGCTGCTTATGATGCTGCTCTTGCTCGAGTCAACGCCTCTCGAGGACAATATGAACATTGGAAAGAACTTCAAAATTTTGAAAAGATTTATGCCCCATTTAGTGGGGTCGTTACTGCTCGAAATATAGATATTGGCACGTTAGTGTCTCTGGGAAGTGATAAAGGAGTAAGAGAACTCTATCGGATATCAGTGACGGATGTCATGAGGGTGTATGTGGCTGTTCCTCAGAATTATGCTCCTCAGATCCAACTTGGTGCTTGGGCTGATGTTACTGCTTCGGAATTACCTGGGAAAATCTTCAAAGGGCTAGTTGTAAGAACATCGAAAGCGGTTGACCCGCTTTCTCGTACACTATTGACAGAAGTCGATGTCGGTAATCCCAATGGAGAGATTATTGTCAACATGTATGTAGATGTGACTTTCCATCTTCCAAGGACACAGGAAACCTATCTAGTCCCTGTCAATACAATAGTCGCAAGAGCGGATGGCAATTATGTGCTGAGTGTTGATGAACATCAGACAGTCCATTATAATAAAGTAGAACTGGGGAAAGATTTGGGACAATTCATTGAGATTCCTTCTGGACTTTCCAAAGATCAGAAAATTATATTGAATCCTCCTGAAATTCTTGAAGAAGGGGATAAAGTAGTGGTTGTGGACGATCTTTCTAAGCCAAAGCCTGATAAAATAAAAGAGAAAAAGTTATTACAAAAGGGAAAGCTAGCTCATGAATGA